Proteins encoded in a region of the Strix uralensis isolate ZFMK-TIS-50842 chromosome Z, bStrUra1, whole genome shotgun sequence genome:
- the GZMA gene encoding granzyme A, protein MGAFINLSTSAAVILLVIHGGFCVDIIGGNEVAPHSRPFMALITGSNGKAICGGALIKEDWVLTAAHCNVEGGRVILGAHSQKAIEREKQFFQIAKEIRHPCYCSNHKANDIMLLQLQKRAILNKAVQLIPLPTSEDDPKPGTTCTVAGWGQTRNHLRKLSDTLREVNITVISRKICNDNKHYKNNPVITDNMICAGDKKGGKDTCFGDSGGPLRCNNVMRGITAFGKANKCGTVDGPGVYTRLTKQYLQWIRKTIRGA, encoded by the exons ATGGGAGCTTTCATCAATTTGTCCACATCTGCTGCTGTCATTCTCCTGGTAATTCATGGAG gtttctGTGTGGATATCATCGGGGGAAATGAAGTAGCACCACACTCCAGACCATTTATGGCCTTAATCACTGGATCAAATGGAAAAGCTATTTGTGGAGGAGCTTTGATCAAGGAAGACTGGGTGTTAACAGCTGCCCACTGTAATGT ggaaggagggagagttATTCTTGGAGCTCATTCTCAGAAAGCaatagaaagagaaaaacagttttttcAGATTGCAAAAGAAATTCGCCACCCATGCTACTGTTCCAATCATAAGGCAAATGACATTATGCTTCTGCAG cttcagaaaagaGCAATACTTAATAAAGCTGTGCAGCTGATTCCCCTGCCTACTTCAGAAGATGATCCCAAACCTGGAACAACTTGCACAGTAGCAGGATGGGGACAAACTCGCAATCATCTGAGAAAGCTTTCTGATACCCTGAGGGAGGTCAATATCACTGTCATCAGTAGGAAAATCTGCAATGACAACAAGCATTATAAAAACAACCCTGTTATAACAGACAACATGATATGCGCAGGGgataagaaaggaggaaaggacaCATGTTTT gggGATTCTGGTGGACCTTTAAGATGCAATAATGTGATGAGAGGCATCACTGCTTTTGGGAAGGCAAACAAGTGTGGTACTGTTGATGGCCCTGGTGTCTACACTCGACTCACAAAGCAATACCTTCAGTGGATAAGGAAAACCATAAGGGGAGCCTAA